A window from Carassius gibelio isolate Cgi1373 ecotype wild population from Czech Republic chromosome B3, carGib1.2-hapl.c, whole genome shotgun sequence encodes these proteins:
- the LOC127953246 gene encoding beta-1,3-N-acetylglucosaminyltransferase lunatic fringe yields MNMSKAYSRKAVFSLAGATVTCLGLLLFLSQHQRTQMDGMQNESEVGLRSLQSLGESEADDGAQPEQSGKKGFSAYFSKLTRSRREADKPTEASGATKDAPPAEDISASDIFIAVKTTKKFHRSRLDLLLDTWISRNMQQTYIFTDGEDEELKKKIGNHAINTNCSAAHSRQALSCKMAVEYDKYIESGKKWFCHVDDDNYVNVKTLVKLLSNYPHTQDMYIGKPSLDRPIEATERLGDKMRPVNFWFATGGAGFCISRGLALKMSPWASGGHFMNTAEKIRLPDDCTIGYIIDSVLGAPLTRSSLFHSHLENLQQVSKSEVHKQITLSYGMFENKRNIISMKGAFSVEEDPSRFKSVHCLLYPDTPWCPPQVAY; encoded by the exons ATGAACATGTCTAAAGCGTACAGCAGGAAAGCAGTGTTCTCCCTCGCGGGGGCGACCGTCACCTGTCTAGGTCTGCTGTTATTTCTGTCGCAGCATCAGCGAACACAGATGGACGGGATGCAGAACGAGAGCGAGGTCGGCTTGCGCTCGCTCCAGAGTCTGGGAGAATCAGAGGCTGATGATGGAGCTCAGCCTGAACAGAGTGGAAAGAAAGGATTCTCTGCCTATTTTTCCAAGCTGACCCGCAGCAGGAGGGAAGCGGATAAGCCGACCGAGGCGTCCGGAGCGACGAAAGACGCGCCGCCTGCTGAGGACATCAGCGCGAGTGACATCTTCATCGCAGTAAAGACCACTAAGAAGTTTCACCGGTCCAGACTTGATCTACTCCTGGACACCTGGATATCCAGAAACATGCAGCAG ACATACATCTTCACGGATGGCGAAGATGAAGAACTGAAGAAGAAAATCG GAAACCATGCTATCAACACCAACTGCTCTGCTGCCCACAGCCGCCAGGCTCTGTCCTGCAAGATGGCTGTTGAGTACGACAAGTACATAGAGTCTGGAAAAAA GTGGTTCTGTCATGTGGATGATGACAACTATGTCAACGTGAAGACATTGGTGAAGTTGCTTTCCAACTACCCTCACACTCAGGACATGTACATTGGGAAACCCAGTTTGGACAGGCCTATTGAGGCCACGGAAAGACTTGGGGACAAGATG AGACCTGTCAATTTCTGGTTTGCTACTGGAGGTGCAGGCTTCTGTATCAGCCGTGGGCTAGCTTTGAAGATGAGCCCCTGGGCAAG TGGTGGCCATTTCATGAACACTGCCGAGAAGATCCGTCTTCCTGATGACTGCACCATCGGCTACATCATCGACTCAGTTCTTGGGGCCCCTTTGACTCGAAGCAGCTTGTTCCACTCACACTTGGAGAACCTGCAACAGGTGTCCAAATCAGAAGTACACAAACAG ATTACACTGAGTTATGGAATGTTTGAAAACAAGAGGAATATCATCAGCATGAAAGGGGCTTTCTCTGTTGAGGAGGACCCATCCAG GTTTAAGTCAGTGCACTGTCTGCTGTACCCAGACACTCCATGGTGCCCTCCTCAGGTTGCCTATTAA